The Blautia pseudococcoides genome segment AAGTGATTATGCAAGATCAATATGATAGTACTATCCGTAAAAGCTTAAATCTTGGACATACAATAGGACATGCCATAGAAAGTGCGTACAATTATGAATTTTCACATGGTGAGAGTGTTTCAATGGGATTAATTGCTGCATTGAAATTATCTGTTATGCTTCAAAATTTTCCTAAACAAAAATATTATTTTATTAAATCATTGCTAAATAAAATTGGGTTACCAACTATTATCGAAACTTTGGAGTGGGATAAGATTATTAATAAGATACAATATGATAAGAAGAAAGTGAGAGAAGATCCTTTATTTGTGTTAGTGAAAGATACGCAAGAAATTCTATATCAGGAATTAAAAATTGATAGTGATGTTATAGAAATTTTTAGAAAGAAAATTTAATTGAGAGGGTGGAGAAAATGACAGGTATAAATTTTATCGCAACATGGTTGCCAGAAGAAGAAATGGAGGTAGGGGATTTCTTTGACTTATATGCCAAAGAAAATAAAAAAAACAAAAATTTAGAAGAGATAAAATCGTATTTTGCTGGGAAATCGGGTTTTAACAAAATTAAAATAGGTGAAAAATATCAGCTAGTTGATGTTTTTGATTCTTTGGTTGAAAAGTATATTAGAAAAATTTCGCCAAACTTGGAGAGTATAAAATATATTATTTATACAAATTCTGAGTCAATAAATACAACAGATGAAAAAAGAATACCTAATGAAATACAGAATAAATATAAATTATTTAATGCTTCAATAATAGAAATCAATCAGCAATGTGGAAGCTGTGCATGTGCTATTGCGTTAGCATATAAATTGCTAGAGAGTAACGAGAGGGCATTAATTATGTCTGCTAATATGATGCATGGGATAAGTGAACGCTATAAACCTCATTCAATTATCAGTGATGGAGCAGCTATAATGGAGATAAAAGGGGATAATGCTAAATTGCAAATTTTAGATTTTCAATTGAAAACTAGACCCTATATAGGCCGTATTGGATTTAATAAAAACTTGAATATGATGAAATATTGCATAAAACTCATAGACAATTTGCTTAAAGCTAATGGCTTATCCAAAGAAAGTATTTCATATATGATTCATCAGAATTTAAATATAGAAATATATGAAATAATGTTCATTTTATTATACGGCTTAACTAATACCGTTTTTTGTTGGGAAAATGTAAAAAAGTTTGGTCATGTTGGAGATGTAGATTTAATACTTAATTTAGAAGTTTTACTAAAGCAAAAGGTACTCAAAGATGGTGATATAATTGTTTTATTTGCAATAGGGGAAATCTTTTCTAGTGTAAATTGCAATAGTATATTACTACAATTTACTGAAAGGGTGTAGTTATGAAAATATTACATATAGTTGATTATATTGGGCCACATGGAGGGCTTTATCAAATTCTTACAAAATTAGATGATCACTTGAAAAAATATGGCATAGAAAATAGGTATTTAGCATTGGAAATAACTCCATATTATTTAGATCCAAAACTAAATGTTCTTCATATTGATATTTTAGAAAAAGATAATTTCTATAATTATATAAGTGAATATAACCCGGATATTATTCACATTCATTCAGATATTAACAACGATTATTTTGAGTATTGTATTAATAATTATAACACTGTACGTTCAATATTTGACTGGGGACCATTTTGTGCTAAGCAACATTTTGATAATGCATATTGCAAATATGACGATATTTACAAGCACAAGCACGATATTTCTTTTGTTGAAAATGTTTGTTTGAAAAACAAATGTATTAATAAAAATGATTGCTGCTCATACAAAACAAAATTGGA includes the following:
- a CDS encoding 3-oxoacyl-[acyl-carrier-protein] synthase III C-terminal domain-containing protein; this encodes MTGINFIATWLPEEEMEVGDFFDLYAKENKKNKNLEEIKSYFAGKSGFNKIKIGEKYQLVDVFDSLVEKYIRKISPNLESIKYIIYTNSESINTTDEKRIPNEIQNKYKLFNASIIEINQQCGSCACAIALAYKLLESNERALIMSANMMHGISERYKPHSIISDGAAIMEIKGDNAKLQILDFQLKTRPYIGRIGFNKNLNMMKYCIKLIDNLLKANGLSKESISYMIHQNLNIEIYEIMFILLYGLTNTVFCWENVKKFGHVGDVDLILNLEVLLKQKVLKDGDIIVLFAIGEIFSSVNCNSILLQFTERV